A genomic region of Bubalus kerabau isolate K-KA32 ecotype Philippines breed swamp buffalo chromosome 10, PCC_UOA_SB_1v2, whole genome shotgun sequence contains the following coding sequences:
- the GCNT3 gene encoding beta-1,3-galactosyl-O-glycosyl-glycoprotein beta-1,6-N-acetylglucosaminyltransferase 3: protein MKMTGWKKKLCRGHHLWALGCYMLLAVVALRLSLRLKCDVDSLDLESRDFQSQRCRDVLYKNLKLPAKRSINCSGITRGDQEAVVQALLDNLEVKKKRLPFTDTYYLNITRDCERFKAQRKFIQFPLSKEELDFPIAYSMVVHEKIENFERLLRAVYAPQNIYCVHVDVKSPEAFKEAVKAIISCFPNVFMASKLVPVVYASWSRVQADLNCMEDLLQSSVPWKYLLNTCGTDFPIKTNAEMVLALKMLNGKNSMESEIPSEYKKNRWKYRYEVTDRLYLTSKMKDPPPDNLPMFTGNAYFVASRAFVQHVLENPKSQRLIEWVKDTYSPDEHLWATLQRAPWMPGSVPYHPKYHISDMTAIARLVKWQNHEGDVSMGAPYAPCSGIHQRAICIYGAGDLHWILQNHHLLANKFDPRVDDNVLQCLEEYLRHKAIYGTEL from the coding sequence ATGAAGATGACTGGGTGGAAGAAGAAGCTTTGCCGGGGGCATCATCTGTGGGCCCTGGGCTGCTATATGCTGCTGGCCGTTGTTGCTCTGAGGCTTTCTCTCAGGTTGAAATGTGATGTAGATTCCTTGGATCTGGAGTCCAGGGACTTCCAAAGTCAGCGCTGTAGGGACGTCTTGTACAAGAACCTGAAGCTGCCAGCAAAGAGATCCATCAACTGTTCTGGGATCACACGAGGGGACCAGGAAGCGGTGGTCCAGGCTCTCCTGGACAACCTGGAAGTCAAGAAGAAGCGGTTGCCTTTCACTGACACCTATTACCTCAACATAACCAGAGACTGTGAGCGGTTTAAGGCCCAAAGGAAGTTCATACAGTTCCCACTGAGCAAAGAAGAGTTAGACTTCCCCATTGCATACTCGATGGTGGTCCATGAGAAGATTGAAAACTTTGAACGGCTGCTGCGAGCTGTGTATGCCCCTCAGAACATATACTGTGTCCATGTGGATGTGAAGTCCCCAGAAGCTTTCAAAGAGGCAGTCAAGGCCATTATTTCCTGCTTCCCCAATGTCTTCATGGCCAGTAAGTTGGTCCCAGTGGTTTATGCCTCCTGGTCCAGAGTGCAGGCTGACCTGAACTGTATGGAAGACTTGCTCCAGAGCTCGGTGCCATGGAAATACTTACTGAATACATGTGGGACAGACTTCCCCATAAAGACCAATGCCGAGATGGTTCTGGCCCTCAAGATGTTGAATgggaagaacagtatggagtctGAGATACCTTCTGAGTACAAAAAAAATCGCTGGAAATACCGCTATGAGGTGACAGACAGACTGTACCTAACCAGCAAGATGAAGGACCCTCCCCCTGATAATTTACCTATGTTCACGGGGAATGCCTATTTTGTGGCTTCTCGAGCCTTTGTCCAACATGTCTTAGAGAACCCCAAATCCCAAAGACTGATTGAATGGGTCAAAGACACCTATAGCCCTGACGAACACCTCTGGGCCACCCTTCAGCGTGCTCCATGGATGCCTGGCTCTGTTCCTTACCACCCCAAGTATCACATCTCAGACATGACTGCCATCGCCAGGCTCGTCAAGTGGCAGAACCACGAGGGAGATGTCAGCATGGGGGCACCTTATGCACCCTGCTCTGGAATCCATCAGCGGGCCATCTGCATTTACGGGGCCGGGGACCTGCACTGGATTCTTCAGAACCATCACCTCTTGGCAAACAAGTTTGACCCAAGGGTGGATGATAACGTCCTGCAGTGCTTAGAAGAGTATTTACGTCATAAGGCCATCTATGGGACTGAACTTTGA